A single region of the Streptomyces caelestis genome encodes:
- a CDS encoding ABC transporter ATP-binding protein produces the protein MATDVHRPVISQAVHVEGLTRSFDGRAVIDDLRLDVRPGEFVVLLGRSGCGKSTLLRILAGLDRDIEGTVLVPRRKAVAFQAPRLMPWKKVWRNVLLGLPGKPERAVAEQALDEVGLGHRSNAWPKTLSGGEAQRASLARALVREPDLLLLDEPFGALDALTRIKAQRLVGELWQRRGCAVLLVTHDVEEAVLLADRVLVMDGGVIAHEQRIGLDRPRDITDPRFAALRAGLLERLGVEATAAEAA, from the coding sequence ATGGCGACCGACGTTCACCGGCCGGTGATCTCCCAGGCGGTCCATGTCGAGGGGCTCACCCGGTCCTTCGACGGCCGTGCCGTCATCGACGACCTGCGACTGGACGTCCGGCCGGGCGAGTTCGTGGTTCTGCTCGGCCGCAGCGGCTGCGGCAAGTCGACGCTGCTGCGCATCCTCGCCGGGCTCGACCGCGACATCGAGGGCACCGTTCTGGTGCCGCGCCGCAAGGCCGTCGCCTTCCAGGCGCCCCGGCTGATGCCGTGGAAGAAGGTGTGGCGCAACGTCCTGCTCGGCCTGCCCGGCAAGCCCGAACGCGCCGTGGCCGAGCAGGCCCTCGACGAGGTCGGCCTCGGCCACCGCTCGAACGCCTGGCCCAAGACCCTCTCCGGCGGCGAAGCCCAACGCGCCTCGCTGGCCCGGGCGTTGGTGCGCGAACCCGATCTGCTGCTGCTCGACGAGCCGTTCGGCGCGCTCGACGCCCTCACCCGCATCAAGGCCCAGCGGCTGGTGGGCGAGTTGTGGCAGCGCCGGGGCTGCGCGGTGCTCCTCGTCACCCACGACGTGGAGGAGGCCGTGCTGCTCGCCGACCGCGTCCTGGTGATGGACGGTGGCGTCATCGCCCACGAGCAGCGCATCGGCCTCGACCGCCCCCGCGACATCACCGACCCGCGCTTCGCCGCACTGCGCGCCGGTCTCCTCGAACGCCTCGGCGTCGAGGCGACGGCCGCCGAAGCCGCCTGA
- a CDS encoding substrate-binding domain-containing protein, with amino-acid sequence MHRNRKAAPAVRTAWLACCALLAAATALVGCERGSSDGADQTATGANGCPAVHARAEAAVTRAERTDIPWGGPTSGPEAVSGKTIVYVAQTMTNPGVAGAANGVREAARVIGWDVRVIDGGGTPAGIQAAMSEAVALRPSGIVIGGFDPDSTAQQAARANAQGIPLIGWHAVPEPGPSRRPDLFTNVTTRVQDVARISAQWIISDSDGRAGVVLITDASIPFARNKSDLIRKELASCRGVRLLSVENIPIPDASSRTPREISSLLSRFQDRWTHSVAINDLYFADAAPAFRAAGEKGSGPPYNIGAGDGDPSAFQRINSRQYQAATVPEPLSLQGWQIVDEFNRAFSGRPASGYTAPVHIATAGNSEGATSWDPSGYQEAYREIWGK; translated from the coding sequence GTGCACCGCAACCGCAAGGCCGCCCCCGCAGTCCGCACCGCGTGGCTCGCCTGCTGCGCCCTGCTGGCGGCGGCGACCGCCCTCGTCGGCTGCGAACGCGGTTCGTCGGACGGCGCGGACCAGACCGCGACGGGTGCGAACGGCTGCCCCGCCGTCCACGCCAGGGCCGAGGCCGCCGTCACCCGGGCGGAGCGGACCGACATCCCCTGGGGCGGACCCACCAGCGGCCCGGAGGCGGTGTCCGGCAAGACCATCGTCTACGTCGCCCAGACCATGACCAATCCCGGCGTCGCGGGCGCCGCGAACGGCGTGCGGGAAGCCGCGCGGGTCATCGGATGGGACGTCCGGGTGATCGACGGCGGAGGCACTCCGGCCGGTATCCAGGCGGCCATGAGCGAGGCCGTGGCCCTCCGGCCCTCGGGCATCGTGATCGGTGGCTTCGACCCCGACTCGACGGCACAGCAGGCCGCCCGGGCCAACGCACAGGGCATCCCGCTCATCGGCTGGCACGCGGTCCCCGAGCCCGGCCCCAGCCGGCGGCCCGACCTCTTCACCAACGTCACCACCCGGGTCCAGGACGTGGCCCGCATCAGCGCGCAGTGGATCATCTCCGACTCGGACGGCCGCGCCGGGGTCGTGCTCATCACGGACGCGTCGATCCCCTTCGCCAGGAACAAGTCCGACCTGATCAGGAAGGAACTCGCCAGTTGCCGGGGCGTGCGGCTGCTCTCCGTCGAGAACATCCCGATCCCGGACGCGAGCAGCCGCACCCCCCGGGAGATCTCCTCGCTGCTGTCCCGGTTCCAGGACCGGTGGACCCACTCCGTCGCCATCAACGACCTGTACTTCGCCGACGCCGCCCCCGCCTTCCGCGCGGCCGGCGAGAAGGGCTCGGGGCCGCCCTACAACATCGGCGCGGGCGACGGCGACCCGTCGGCCTTCCAGCGCATCAACAGCAGGCAGTACCAGGCCGCCACCGTGCCCGAACCGCTGTCCCTCCAGGGCTGGCAGATCGTGGACGAGTTCAACCGCGCCTTCTCCGGCCGCCCGGCCAGCGGGTACACGGCCCCCGTCCACATCGCCACGGCCGGCAACAGCGAGGGCGCCACGAGCTGGGACCCCTCGGGCTACCAGGAGGCGTACCGGGAGATCTGGGGGAAGTGA
- a CDS encoding putative leader peptide yields the protein MLRSALLTTRGHIDLLRVASAACRRGC from the coding sequence ATGTTGCGTTCAGCCCTGCTCACCACGCGCGGTCACATCGACCTGCTGCGGGTGGCCTCCGCAGCGTGTCGCCGCGGCTGCTGA
- a CDS encoding ABC transporter permease has protein sequence MTEPPSSSPRPRRLRAPGGHHIGAYGLLALTALLYLVFSLVLPRTFPTLDTVDSILSNQSIPAVLALAAMVPIVTGAFDLSIGYGLGLAHVMVMQLVVHENWPWPLACLTVLAGGLVVGVLNGVIVEFGRIDSFIATLGTGSMMYAVTGWITDGSRIVPGPQGLPPAFTDLYDSTFLGLPVPAFYVLALAGLLWLVLERLPLGRYLYVVGSNPRAADLVGIPTRTYTVYAFAASGLIVGFAGVLLAAQQQIGNPSVGLDYLLPAFVGALLGSTAIKPGRPNALGTVVAVAVLAVGLTGIAQLGADFWTVPLFHGGTLLIAVGLAGYAARRRLRGGAAARDTPAAPPPPPPSPPPSPPPSSPTPEGGTAGTPP, from the coding sequence ATGACCGAACCGCCCTCCTCCTCGCCCCGCCCCAGGCGCCTGCGCGCCCCTGGCGGACACCACATCGGCGCCTACGGCCTGCTCGCCCTCACCGCCCTGCTCTACCTGGTCTTCTCCCTCGTCCTGCCGCGCACCTTCCCCACGCTGGACACCGTCGACTCGATCCTGTCCAACCAGTCGATCCCGGCCGTCCTGGCGCTGGCCGCCATGGTCCCCATCGTCACCGGCGCGTTCGACCTCTCCATCGGCTACGGCCTCGGACTGGCCCACGTCATGGTGATGCAGCTCGTCGTCCACGAGAACTGGCCCTGGCCGCTCGCGTGCCTCACCGTGCTCGCCGGAGGGCTGGTCGTGGGCGTCCTCAACGGCGTCATCGTCGAGTTCGGCCGGATCGACTCCTTCATCGCCACCCTCGGCACCGGCAGCATGATGTACGCCGTGACCGGCTGGATCACCGACGGCAGCCGGATCGTCCCCGGCCCGCAGGGCCTCCCGCCCGCGTTCACCGACCTCTACGACTCCACGTTCCTCGGCCTTCCGGTCCCCGCCTTCTACGTGCTCGCGCTCGCGGGTCTCCTCTGGCTGGTGCTGGAGCGGCTGCCGCTCGGCCGGTACCTGTACGTCGTCGGGTCGAACCCGCGCGCGGCCGACCTGGTCGGCATCCCGACCCGGACCTACACCGTCTACGCGTTCGCCGCCTCGGGGCTGATCGTCGGCTTCGCCGGTGTGCTGCTCGCGGCCCAGCAGCAGATCGGCAACCCGAGCGTCGGCCTCGACTACCTGCTGCCCGCCTTCGTCGGCGCCCTGCTCGGCTCCACGGCGATCAAACCCGGCCGGCCCAACGCCCTCGGCACCGTCGTCGCCGTCGCCGTCCTGGCCGTCGGCCTCACCGGCATCGCCCAGCTGGGAGCCGACTTCTGGACAGTGCCGCTGTTCCACGGCGGCACCCTGCTCATCGCCGTGGGCCTGGCCGGATACGCCGCCCGCCGCCGGCTGCGCGGCGGCGCCGCGGCCCGCGACACACCCGCCGCGCCACCCCCGCCACCGCCTTCCCCGCCACCCTCGCCGCCACCGTCCTCACCGACGCCGGAGGGCGGCACGGCAGGCACACCCCCCTGA
- a CDS encoding secondary thiamine-phosphate synthase enzyme YjbQ, with amino-acid sequence MSDVFTTRVLNVSTGSTERVVDITGDCESFLREAAAGRDGLLNVFVPHATAGIAVLETGAGSDDDLLAALHTLLPADDRWQHRHGSPGHGRDHVLPALVPPHATLPVLGGRLELGTWQSVCLVDTNKDNPERKVRLSFLG; translated from the coding sequence ATGTCAGATGTCTTCACCACCCGAGTTCTGAACGTCAGCACCGGTTCCACGGAGAGGGTCGTCGACATCACCGGCGACTGCGAGTCCTTCCTGCGGGAGGCGGCGGCCGGGCGGGACGGCCTCCTCAACGTCTTCGTCCCGCACGCGACGGCCGGAATCGCCGTTCTGGAGACCGGTGCCGGCAGCGACGACGACCTCCTGGCCGCACTGCACACCCTGCTGCCCGCCGACGACCGCTGGCAGCACCGGCACGGCAGTCCCGGCCACGGCCGCGACCACGTCCTGCCGGCCCTCGTCCCGCCGCACGCGACCCTGCCGGTGCTGGGCGGCCGGCTGGAGCTCGGGACGTGGCAGTCGGTGTGCCTCGTGGACACGAACAAGGACAACCCGGAGCGGAAGGTGCGGTTGAGTTTCCTGGGGTGA
- a CDS encoding ABC transporter permease, with protein MSISHAPPTSSEPDISPIPDPDLDLQPLVPTSSRRTRVPRWLRRTTGPVLLLALWQLLSGTGALQPDVLASPGRIAQVAGDMVADGSLPAAMGTSLQRVAAGLLLGMVVGTGLALVSGLFRIGEDLVDAPVQMLRTVPFVGLIPLFIIWFGIGEAPKVAIITLGVTFPLYLNVYAGIRGVDAQLIEAGESLGLSRWGLVRHVVLPGALPNAMTGLRYSLGIAWLALVFAEQVNADSGIGFLMVQARDFLRTDVIVVCLVVYAFLGLLADFVVRSLERLLLQWRPTFTGR; from the coding sequence ATGAGCATCAGCCATGCCCCGCCCACGTCATCAGAACCCGATATTTCGCCTATACCGGATCCCGACCTCGATCTCCAGCCCCTCGTCCCCACCTCCTCCCGCCGCACCCGCGTCCCCCGCTGGCTGCGCCGTACCACCGGCCCCGTCCTGCTGCTGGCGTTGTGGCAACTCCTCAGCGGCACGGGCGCGTTGCAGCCGGACGTGCTCGCCTCGCCCGGCCGTATCGCCCAGGTCGCCGGGGACATGGTGGCCGACGGCTCGCTGCCCGCGGCCATGGGCACCTCGCTCCAGCGGGTCGCGGCCGGGCTGCTGCTCGGCATGGTGGTCGGCACCGGACTCGCCCTGGTCTCGGGCCTGTTCCGGATCGGCGAGGACCTGGTGGACGCGCCCGTGCAGATGCTGCGGACCGTGCCGTTCGTGGGTCTCATCCCGCTGTTCATCATCTGGTTCGGTATCGGCGAGGCCCCGAAGGTCGCCATCATCACGCTCGGCGTGACCTTCCCGCTCTACCTCAACGTGTACGCCGGAATCCGTGGCGTCGACGCCCAGTTGATCGAGGCCGGGGAGTCCCTCGGGCTGTCGCGATGGGGGCTCGTGCGGCACGTCGTCCTCCCGGGCGCGCTGCCGAACGCCATGACCGGTCTGCGCTACTCGCTCGGCATCGCCTGGCTCGCGCTGGTCTTCGCCGAGCAGGTCAACGCCGACTCCGGCATCGGGTTCCTCATGGTGCAGGCGCGGGACTTCCTGCGGACCGACGTGATCGTGGTCTGCCTGGTCGTCTACGCCTTCCTCGGCCTGCTCGCCGACTTCGTCGTCCGCTCTCTCGAAAGGCTGCTGCTTCAATGGCGACCGACGTTCACCGGCCGGTGA
- a CDS encoding sugar ABC transporter ATP-binding protein, translated as MRDAPETQVKAASPFGPDPLVRIRGLGKRFGGTVALAGVDLDVHAGSVLALLGPNGAGKSTLIKILAGVHPADAGQITVGDLPLGSPAASRSMSFIHQDLGLVEWMTVAENIALTNGYARRTGLISWGRTRERSVDALRTVAGHLDPDWPVSGLAPAERSLVAIARALAARAKLIVLDEPTARLPAADSARLFGVLHGLRDRGHAILYVSHRLDEVYQVADTFAVLRDGRLVSHGRLADHSPARLVHDIVGEENEPPAAHPTRPSPAAARPAGTPAADRPAGPPAAGRSARPPAADRPTRPPAADHPARLPAADHPAATRTPAHPATPPAATPPVLTLDSVRTPLAGPVSLELAAGEVLGLVGLSDAGHTDLGRALAGARPLLGGRVVLHGRSYQPRTVAEAVALGVGFVPGDRLREGCLAELTVRENLLANPRAGGRPGSRWIGPRRERAQAAALIDRFSVRPRDSEAPIATLSGGNQQKVMIGRWLRTELRLLILEEPTASVDIGAKAAIHRLLDEALSAGLAVLLLSTDFEEVASVCGRTLVFVRGSVTAELSGSALTVTGLTRAASALPPSTAATTP; from the coding sequence GTGCGCGACGCTCCTGAAACTCAGGTGAAGGCGGCTTCACCCTTCGGGCCGGATCCCTTGGTCCGTATCCGCGGGCTCGGCAAGCGGTTCGGCGGGACCGTCGCGCTGGCCGGGGTCGACCTCGACGTCCACGCCGGCAGCGTGCTCGCCCTCCTCGGGCCCAACGGCGCCGGCAAGTCCACGCTGATCAAGATCCTCGCCGGCGTCCACCCCGCCGACGCGGGTCAGATCACCGTGGGCGACCTGCCTCTCGGCAGCCCTGCCGCGTCCCGGAGCATGTCCTTCATCCACCAGGACCTCGGTCTCGTGGAGTGGATGACGGTGGCCGAGAACATCGCCCTTACCAACGGATACGCGCGCCGGACCGGGCTGATCTCCTGGGGGCGCACCCGCGAGCGCAGCGTCGACGCGCTGCGGACCGTCGCCGGGCACCTCGACCCCGACTGGCCGGTCTCCGGGCTCGCACCGGCCGAGCGCTCGCTCGTCGCGATCGCCAGGGCCCTGGCGGCCCGCGCGAAGCTCATCGTCCTCGACGAGCCGACCGCCCGCCTGCCCGCCGCGGACAGCGCCCGGCTCTTCGGCGTCCTGCACGGCCTGCGCGACCGCGGGCACGCCATCCTCTACGTCAGCCACCGCCTGGACGAGGTGTACCAGGTCGCCGACACCTTCGCCGTACTGCGCGACGGCCGCCTCGTCAGCCACGGCCGACTCGCCGACCACAGCCCCGCCCGCCTGGTCCACGACATCGTCGGCGAGGAGAACGAACCACCTGCCGCCCACCCCACCCGCCCCTCGCCTGCTGCCGCCCGCCCTGCCGGGACTCCGGCTGCCGATCGGCCAGCCGGGCCCCCGGCTGCGGGCCGCTCTGCCCGGCCCCCGGCTGCGGACCGCCCCACCCGGCCCCCGGCTGCGGACCACCCTGCCCGGCTCCCGGCCGCCGATCACCCCGCCGCTACTCGGACCCCCGCCCACCCAGCCACGCCCCCGGCAGCCACACCACCCGTCCTGACCCTCGACTCCGTACGCACCCCCCTGGCCGGCCCCGTCAGCCTGGAGCTGGCCGCCGGAGAGGTTCTCGGACTGGTCGGGCTCTCGGATGCCGGGCACACGGATCTGGGGCGGGCCCTGGCCGGGGCACGGCCGCTTCTCGGGGGGCGGGTCGTGCTGCACGGGCGGTCCTACCAGCCTCGTACGGTCGCGGAGGCCGTCGCTCTCGGGGTCGGCTTCGTGCCGGGCGACCGGCTGCGGGAGGGCTGTCTCGCCGAACTGACCGTACGGGAGAACCTCCTGGCGAATCCCCGCGCGGGAGGCCGGCCGGGGTCGCGCTGGATCGGCCCGCGCCGGGAACGGGCCCAGGCCGCCGCCCTGATCGACCGGTTCTCGGTGCGTCCCCGTGACAGTGAGGCCCCCATCGCCACGCTCTCCGGCGGTAACCAGCAGAAGGTCATGATCGGTCGCTGGCTGCGGACGGAGCTGCGGCTGCTGATCCTGGAGGAGCCGACCGCGAGCGTGGACATCGGTGCCAAGGCCGCGATCCACCGTCTGCTCGACGAGGCGCTGTCGGCGGGCCTCGCGGTCCTGCTCCTGTCGACCGACTTCGAGGAGGTCGCAAGCGTGTGCGGGCGCACCCTGGTCTTCGTCCGCGGGTCCGTGACGGCCGAGCTGAGCGGCAGCGCCCTCACCGTCACCGGCCTCACCCGGGCGGCCTCGGCCCTGCCCCCGTCCACGGCCGCGACGACCCCATGA
- a CDS encoding SpoIIE family protein phosphatase, protein MVRSGEEPKPAGRATDGTGPARLRERFLQGEQVDAGVRTSILNSWQRSRSLGLSPDQTDLPYREDFDPGGRIVRAAVPVLDRLQDAFSGSQINISVADANGTVLLRRFGDPAMARSLPAIQRVPGFVFAEQVAGTNGIGLALAERQLIRVYGAEHFAERSQGSACVAMPVRDPLSGRIEGVLCFGYPRSFEQPALGAAIRRAAENIERRLLGQSSAHERALLRTYLATGGEPGLHRGVAMDALAGEFHPRDQAILREKAAELISRGQRAAVDVTLPGGRRVTLVSRPMASASGVRGFAIEVVLPGASAGESLVLPHQADELPHLAALTAAPWPARPSITLPSGHLAAAPVPAVAHDGDRGSAEFGGAVPADGDRESGRRPAEPGGTVPADGDTVAAEGGRGATAGGVGAADGGRDALYGGRVPADGGRGAAGGDRDALYGGRVPADGGRGAVDEGSGSPFPARGLVMVGEPHVGAYALAARRRLELLSEASARIGTTLDVRRTAEELAETAVPRLADFVTIDLPDAVLRGEESADPLADLRRTVLHGVREGLPFTPPGKRIDYGPTAPQLRCLTRGEAVLEPDLKAAAGWLAQDPEHTARLLSHVHSLIAVPLLARGVVLGIASFYRAGSPFGDDDRSLAQELASRAALSIDNARRYTHERTMVLALQRRLLPHGLPDQDAVEVAHRYLPAESDVGGDWYDVIPLSGARVGLLVGDVVGHGMLSAATMGRLRTAARSFAELDFTPDEVLTHLDNLVGRLDREDPDGKGAGVIGATCLYAVYDPTEQRCLMARAGHPPPALVRPDGTVSYPDLPAGPPLGLGGLPFDAVEIDVPEGSQLVLYTDGLIEDRHRDVDVVLEQLRVALAHPERAPEETCQAVLDTVAPAHPHDDIALLVARVHALGPGRIARWELPADPALVGEVRSSAMRRLSDWGLDETAFAAELILSELITNAIRHGAGPIRVRLLYGRTLICEVSDASNTAPHLRRAASTDEGGRGLFLVAQLSQSWGTRYLSEGKVIWAECGLDAE, encoded by the coding sequence GTGGTTCGGTCCGGCGAGGAACCCAAGCCGGCGGGGCGTGCGACGGACGGCACGGGGCCCGCCCGGCTTCGCGAGCGGTTTCTCCAGGGCGAGCAGGTCGACGCGGGTGTGCGGACGTCCATCCTGAACTCGTGGCAGCGCTCCCGGTCCCTGGGGCTGTCGCCGGACCAGACCGACCTCCCCTACCGGGAGGACTTCGACCCGGGGGGCCGTATCGTCCGCGCGGCGGTGCCGGTGCTCGACCGGCTCCAGGACGCGTTCTCCGGCAGCCAGATCAACATCTCGGTCGCCGACGCGAACGGGACGGTCCTGCTGCGCCGGTTCGGGGACCCGGCGATGGCCAGGAGCCTCCCGGCGATCCAGCGTGTCCCGGGATTCGTCTTCGCCGAGCAGGTCGCCGGCACCAACGGCATCGGCCTCGCCCTGGCGGAGCGGCAGCTCATCCGCGTCTACGGCGCCGAGCACTTCGCGGAGCGGTCCCAGGGCAGCGCCTGCGTCGCGATGCCCGTCCGTGACCCGCTCAGCGGACGCATCGAGGGCGTTCTGTGCTTCGGCTATCCGCGCAGTTTCGAACAGCCCGCACTGGGCGCGGCGATCCGCCGGGCGGCCGAGAACATCGAGCGCCGGCTGCTGGGGCAGAGCTCCGCGCACGAGCGCGCCCTGCTGCGGACGTACCTGGCCACCGGGGGCGAGCCCGGTCTGCACCGCGGCGTCGCCATGGACGCGCTGGCCGGCGAGTTCCACCCCCGTGACCAGGCGATCCTGAGGGAGAAGGCCGCCGAGCTGATCTCCCGCGGGCAGCGGGCCGCCGTCGACGTGACCCTGCCGGGCGGCCGGCGGGTGACGCTCGTGAGCCGCCCGATGGCCAGCGCCTCCGGGGTGCGGGGCTTCGCCATCGAGGTCGTGCTGCCCGGCGCCTCGGCGGGGGAGTCCCTCGTCCTGCCGCACCAGGCGGACGAGCTGCCGCACCTGGCCGCCCTCACGGCCGCCCCCTGGCCCGCACGGCCGTCGATCACCCTGCCGTCCGGGCACCTCGCCGCCGCGCCCGTCCCGGCCGTCGCGCACGACGGTGACCGGGGATCGGCAGAGTTCGGCGGTGCAGTCCCCGCCGACGGTGACAGGGAGAGTGGCCGGAGGCCCGCGGAGCCCGGCGGTACCGTCCCGGCCGACGGCGACACCGTGGCGGCCGAGGGTGGCAGGGGCGCGACCGCCGGCGGTGTGGGCGCGGCGGACGGCGGTAGGGACGCGCTGTACGGCGGCAGGGTGCCGGCCGACGGCGGCAGGGGCGCTGCGGGCGGTGACAGGGACGCGTTGTACGGCGGCAGGGTGCCGGCCGACGGTGGCAGGGGCGCGGTGGACGAGGGCTCCGGCTCACCCTTCCCGGCCCGGGGGCTCGTCATGGTGGGGGAGCCGCACGTCGGGGCCTACGCCCTGGCCGCGCGCCGGCGCCTGGAGCTGCTGTCCGAGGCCAGCGCCCGCATCGGCACGACCCTGGACGTGCGCCGCACCGCCGAGGAACTGGCCGAGACGGCGGTCCCGCGCCTGGCCGACTTCGTCACCATCGACCTGCCCGACGCCGTCCTGCGTGGCGAGGAGTCCGCCGATCCCCTGGCCGACCTGCGCCGCACGGTGCTGCACGGCGTCCGCGAGGGCCTGCCCTTCACACCGCCCGGAAAGCGTATCGACTACGGCCCGACCGCGCCCCAGCTGCGCTGTCTGACCAGGGGCGAGGCGGTGCTGGAACCGGACCTGAAGGCCGCCGCGGGCTGGCTCGCCCAGGACCCCGAGCACACCGCACGCCTGCTCTCCCACGTCCACTCCCTCATCGCGGTGCCCCTGCTCGCACGCGGTGTCGTCCTCGGCATCGCCAGCTTCTACCGCGCCGGGAGCCCCTTCGGGGACGACGACCGCTCGCTGGCCCAGGAGCTCGCCAGCCGCGCCGCCCTGTCCATCGACAACGCCCGGCGCTACACCCACGAACGCACCATGGTCCTGGCCCTGCAGCGCAGGCTCCTCCCGCACGGTCTGCCCGACCAGGACGCCGTCGAGGTGGCCCACCGCTACCTGCCCGCCGAGTCCGACGTGGGCGGGGACTGGTACGACGTCATCCCGCTCTCCGGCGCCCGCGTCGGGCTCCTCGTCGGCGACGTCGTCGGCCACGGCATGCTCTCCGCGGCCACCATGGGCCGGCTGCGCACCGCGGCTCGCAGCTTCGCCGAGCTCGACTTCACCCCGGACGAGGTCCTCACCCACCTGGACAACCTCGTGGGCCGCCTGGACCGGGAGGACCCCGACGGCAAGGGCGCCGGCGTCATCGGCGCGACCTGTCTGTACGCCGTCTACGACCCGACCGAGCAGCGGTGCCTCATGGCGCGCGCCGGTCACCCGCCGCCCGCACTCGTCCGCCCCGACGGCACCGTGTCCTATCCCGACCTCCCGGCCGGGCCCCCGCTCGGTCTCGGGGGTCTGCCCTTCGACGCCGTCGAGATCGACGTGCCCGAGGGCAGTCAGCTGGTGCTCTACACCGACGGACTCATCGAGGACCGGCACCGCGACGTGGACGTGGTGCTGGAGCAGTTGCGCGTGGCCCTGGCCCATCCCGAGCGCGCGCCCGAGGAGACCTGCCAGGCCGTCCTGGACACCGTGGCGCCCGCGCACCCGCACGACGACATCGCCCTGCTCGTCGCCCGCGTCCACGCCCTGGGCCCCGGCCGGATCGCCCGCTGGGAGCTGCCGGCCGACCCGGCGCTCGTCGGCGAGGTCCGGTCCTCCGCCATGCGTCGCCTGTCCGACTGGGGACTCGACGAGACCGCCTTCGCCGCGGAGCTGATCCTCAGCGAGCTGATCACCAACGCCATCCGGCACGGCGCCGGGCCCATCCGGGTCCGGCTGCTGTACGGGCGGACCCTGATCTGCGAGGTCTCCGACGCCAGCAACACCGCCCCTCATCTGCGCCGGGCGGCCAGCACCGACGAGGGTGGACGCGGCCTGTTCCTCGTCGCGCAGCTCTCGCAGAGCTGGGGCACGCGCTACCTGTCGGAGGGCAAGGTCATCTGGGCCGAATGCGGGCTCGACGCGGAGTGA
- a CDS encoding FAD-dependent oxidoreductase translates to MYDGDVVVIGGGYGGVRLAKRLDGAARVTLVDRKEVFFHRVASLRAGVRPEWTHTPFIPYDRLLHDGRVVAGKAVRIDTAERQVVLATGERLPYDVVVIATGADYPEPARFVGTTVEEAAKSFAEHQRNVATAEHVLVVGGGPGGVELSAEVRLARPDARVTLAHSGPALLDSTGSTRPGRRARAWLESHDIEVRLDAFMSPGNDFGTYRDGRGNVVEADLSFWATGTTPNTLWLRLAGHGDWLNRDGRVKVDRTLRVEGKLDVFAVGDVNDVSELKITPAALAQADIAAHNIRAYLQSSGKHRKEPRFYRPLQRTPLIVPFGPADGLTVLPVPGGESAVLGSRTTTLAKAKTLMTPYMRRQLGYTAA, encoded by the coding sequence GTGTACGACGGCGACGTAGTGGTGATCGGCGGTGGCTACGGCGGTGTCCGGCTGGCCAAGCGGCTGGACGGGGCGGCCCGGGTCACGCTGGTGGACCGCAAGGAGGTCTTCTTCCATCGCGTCGCCTCCCTGCGCGCGGGGGTGCGCCCCGAGTGGACGCACACGCCCTTCATCCCGTACGACCGGCTGCTGCACGACGGCCGCGTGGTCGCGGGCAAGGCCGTCCGTATCGACACCGCCGAGCGGCAGGTCGTCCTCGCCACGGGCGAGCGGCTGCCCTACGACGTGGTCGTGATCGCCACCGGCGCGGACTACCCCGAGCCGGCCCGCTTCGTGGGCACTACCGTCGAGGAGGCGGCCAAGTCGTTCGCCGAACACCAGCGCAACGTCGCCACGGCCGAGCACGTCCTCGTCGTCGGCGGCGGCCCCGGGGGCGTCGAACTCAGCGCCGAGGTCCGCCTCGCCCGGCCGGACGCCCGGGTCACCCTCGCCCACTCCGGGCCGGCCCTGCTCGACTCCACGGGCAGCACGCGGCCGGGACGCAGGGCCCGCGCGTGGCTGGAGTCCCATGACATCGAGGTACGGCTCGATGCGTTCATGTCGCCCGGCAACGATTTCGGCACCTACCGCGACGGCCGCGGCAACGTCGTCGAGGCCGACCTGTCCTTCTGGGCGACGGGCACCACACCCAACACGCTCTGGCTCCGCCTGGCCGGACACGGCGACTGGCTGAACAGGGACGGACGCGTCAAGGTCGACCGGACACTCCGGGTCGAGGGCAAGCTGGACGTGTTCGCCGTCGGCGATGTCAACGACGTCAGCGAACTCAAGATCACCCCCGCCGCCCTCGCCCAGGCGGACATCGCCGCCCACAACATCCGCGCGTACCTCCAGAGTTCGGGCAAGCACCGCAAGGAGCCGCGCTTCTACCGGCCGCTCCAGCGCACCCCGCTCATCGTGCCCTTCGGCCCGGCCGACGGACTGACCGTGCTGCCCGTCCCGGGCGGTGAGTCCGCGGTCCTCGGCAGCCGCACCACCACCCTGGCCAAGGCGAAGACCCTCATGACCCCCTACATGCGGCGCCAACTCGGTTACACCGCGGCCTGA